From the Oncorhynchus nerka isolate Pitt River linkage group LG20, Oner_Uvic_2.0, whole genome shotgun sequence genome, one window contains:
- the LOC115103194 gene encoding polypyrimidine tract-binding protein 2-like isoform X1 has translation MESIVSDVAVGMKRGSDDLSLYSTSPNSVTANGNDSSKKLRVEDRMESPPSRVLHIRKLPSEVSETEVIALGLPFGKVTNILMLKGKNQAFLELGTEEAAVTMVNYYTAVMPQVRNVPVFIQFSNHKELKTDSTLNQRAQAVLQAVSAVQDGGSPNSDNSTLDSVLAHAPSPVLRIIIDNMFYPVTLDVLQQIFSKFGTVMKIITFTKNNQFQALLQFSEPVNAQQARLSLDGQNIYNSCCTLRIDFSKLVNLNVKYNNDKSRDYTRPELPAGDGQPALDPAMAAAYNKDSSLLGTPSGMGAHYSNGGGFQSSLSLSQGGGAINPMSAAAAAAAAAGRMVLSGHSGCSGVLLVSNLNEEMVTPQSLFTLFGVYGDAQRVKILYNKKDSALIQMSDGNQAQLAMSHLNGQKMHGKIIRVTLSKHQAVQLPREGLDDQGLTKDFTNSPLHRFKKPGSKNFQNIFPPSATLHLSNVPFGLDREDVTEEDLRLLFSNAGGIVKAFKFFQGHKMALLQMSTVEEAIQALMDLHNYDMGSNHHLKVSFSKSTI, from the exons ATGGAAAG CATTGTCAGTGATGTTGCAGTTGGCATGAAG AGAGGCTCAGATGATTTGAGTCTCTACAGCACCAGCCCTAACTCTGTGACTG CTAACGGCAATGACAGCAGTAAAAAACTGAGAGTGGAGGACAGGATGGAGAGTCCCCCTTCCCGCGTGCTCCACATCAGGAAGTTGCCCAGCGAGGTGTCAGAGACAGAGGTCATCGCTCTGGGCCTACCGTTCGGCAAGGTCACCAACATCCTCATGCTGAAAGGAAAAAATCAG GCGTTCCTGGAGTTGGGTACGGAGGAGGCGGCTGTTACCATGGTGAACTACTACACGGCGGTGATGCCTCAGGTCCGCAACGTCCCAGTGTTCATCCAGTTCTCTAACCACAAGGAGCTGAAGACAGACAGCACTCTCAACCAG CGTGCACAGGCTGTCCTCCAGGCCGTGTCGGCAGTGCAGGATGGTGGCTCTCCCAACTCTGACAACAGTACGCTGGACAGTGTTCTAGCCCATGCCCCCAGCCCTGTGCTCAGGATAATCATCGACAACATGTTCTACCCCGTCACTCTGGACGTTCTAcagcagatcttctccaagtttGGAACAGTCATGAAGATCATCACGTTCACCAAGAACAACCAGTTCCAGGCCCTGCTCCAGTTCAGTGAACCAGTCAACGCCCAGCAAGCCAGACTG TCCCTGGACGGCCAGAACATCTACAATTCCTGCTGCACGCTGCGGATCGACTTCTCCAAGCTGGTCAACCTGAACGTCAAGTACAACAATGACAAGAGCCGGGACTACACCCGGCCCGAGCTCCCTGCCGGGGACGGCCAGCCTGCACTAGACCCTGCCATGGCCGCCGCCTATAACAAGGACTCCTCCCTGCTCG GTACCCCCTCTGGAATGGGAGCGCACTACTCTAATGGTGGAGGATTtcagtcttctctctccctctcgcaggGCGGAG GAGCCATCAATCCAATGAGTGCTGCGGCGGCAGCGGCGGCGGCTGCAGGGAGGATGGTGCTCTCCGGACACTCTGGCTGCAGCGGCGTGCTCCTGGTCAGCAACCTGAACGAGGAG ATGGTTACGCCCCAAAGTCTGTTTACCCTCTTCG GGGTGTACGGTGATGCTCAGCGCGTGAAGATCCTCTACAATAAGAAGGACAGTGCTCTTATCCAGATGTCAGACGGGAACCAGGCCCAGCTCG CGATGAGCCACCTGAATGGCCAGAAGATGCACGGGAAGATCATCCGTGTGACGCTTTCCAAGCACCAGGCAGTGCAGCTGCCCAGGGAAGGGCTGGATGACCAGGGCCTAACCAAGGACTTCACCAACTCCCCCCTGCACCGGTTCAAGAAGCCCGGCTCCAAGAACTTTCAGAACATCTTCCCTCCTTCCGCCACGCTCCACCTCTCCAACGTCCC TTTCGGACTTGACAGGGAGGATGTGACAGAGGAGGATCTGCGACTGCTGTTCTCTAATGCTGGGGGCATTGTGAAGGCCTTCAAGTTTTTCCA AGGCCACAAAATGGCACTTCTCCAGATGTCCACGGTGGAGGAGGCCATCCAGGCCTTAATGGACCTCCACAACTACGACATGGGCAGCAACCACCACCTGAAGGTCTCATTCTCCAAGTCAACCATCTAG
- the LOC115103194 gene encoding polypyrimidine tract-binding protein 2-like isoform X2: MESIVSDVAVGMKRGSDDLSLYSTSPNSVTANGNDSSKKLRVEDRMESPPSRVLHIRKLPSEVSETEVIALGLPFGKVTNILMLKGKNQAFLELGTEEAAVTMVNYYTAVMPQVRNVPVFIQFSNHKELKTDSTLNQRAQAVLQAVSAVQDGGSPNSDNSTLDSVLAHAPSPVLRIIIDNMFYPVTLDVLQQIFSKFGTVMKIITFTKNNQFQALLQFSEPVNAQQARLSLDGQNIYNSCCTLRIDFSKLVNLNVKYNNDKSRDYTRPELPAGDGQPALDPAMAAAYNKDSSLLGTPSGMGAHYSNGGGFQSSLSLSQGGGAINPMSAAAAAAAAAGRMVLSGHSGCSGVLLVSNLNEEMVTPQSLFTLFGVYGDAQRVKILYNKKDSALIQMSDGNQAQLAMSHLNGQKMHGKIIRVTLSKHQAVQLPREGLDDQGLTKDFTNSPLHRFKKPGSKNFQNIFPPSATLHLSNVPEDVTEEDLRLLFSNAGGIVKAFKFFQGHKMALLQMSTVEEAIQALMDLHNYDMGSNHHLKVSFSKSTI, translated from the exons ATGGAAAG CATTGTCAGTGATGTTGCAGTTGGCATGAAG AGAGGCTCAGATGATTTGAGTCTCTACAGCACCAGCCCTAACTCTGTGACTG CTAACGGCAATGACAGCAGTAAAAAACTGAGAGTGGAGGACAGGATGGAGAGTCCCCCTTCCCGCGTGCTCCACATCAGGAAGTTGCCCAGCGAGGTGTCAGAGACAGAGGTCATCGCTCTGGGCCTACCGTTCGGCAAGGTCACCAACATCCTCATGCTGAAAGGAAAAAATCAG GCGTTCCTGGAGTTGGGTACGGAGGAGGCGGCTGTTACCATGGTGAACTACTACACGGCGGTGATGCCTCAGGTCCGCAACGTCCCAGTGTTCATCCAGTTCTCTAACCACAAGGAGCTGAAGACAGACAGCACTCTCAACCAG CGTGCACAGGCTGTCCTCCAGGCCGTGTCGGCAGTGCAGGATGGTGGCTCTCCCAACTCTGACAACAGTACGCTGGACAGTGTTCTAGCCCATGCCCCCAGCCCTGTGCTCAGGATAATCATCGACAACATGTTCTACCCCGTCACTCTGGACGTTCTAcagcagatcttctccaagtttGGAACAGTCATGAAGATCATCACGTTCACCAAGAACAACCAGTTCCAGGCCCTGCTCCAGTTCAGTGAACCAGTCAACGCCCAGCAAGCCAGACTG TCCCTGGACGGCCAGAACATCTACAATTCCTGCTGCACGCTGCGGATCGACTTCTCCAAGCTGGTCAACCTGAACGTCAAGTACAACAATGACAAGAGCCGGGACTACACCCGGCCCGAGCTCCCTGCCGGGGACGGCCAGCCTGCACTAGACCCTGCCATGGCCGCCGCCTATAACAAGGACTCCTCCCTGCTCG GTACCCCCTCTGGAATGGGAGCGCACTACTCTAATGGTGGAGGATTtcagtcttctctctccctctcgcaggGCGGAG GAGCCATCAATCCAATGAGTGCTGCGGCGGCAGCGGCGGCGGCTGCAGGGAGGATGGTGCTCTCCGGACACTCTGGCTGCAGCGGCGTGCTCCTGGTCAGCAACCTGAACGAGGAG ATGGTTACGCCCCAAAGTCTGTTTACCCTCTTCG GGGTGTACGGTGATGCTCAGCGCGTGAAGATCCTCTACAATAAGAAGGACAGTGCTCTTATCCAGATGTCAGACGGGAACCAGGCCCAGCTCG CGATGAGCCACCTGAATGGCCAGAAGATGCACGGGAAGATCATCCGTGTGACGCTTTCCAAGCACCAGGCAGTGCAGCTGCCCAGGGAAGGGCTGGATGACCAGGGCCTAACCAAGGACTTCACCAACTCCCCCCTGCACCGGTTCAAGAAGCCCGGCTCCAAGAACTTTCAGAACATCTTCCCTCCTTCCGCCACGCTCCACCTCTCCAACGTCCC GGAGGATGTGACAGAGGAGGATCTGCGACTGCTGTTCTCTAATGCTGGGGGCATTGTGAAGGCCTTCAAGTTTTTCCA AGGCCACAAAATGGCACTTCTCCAGATGTCCACGGTGGAGGAGGCCATCCAGGCCTTAATGGACCTCCACAACTACGACATGGGCAGCAACCACCACCTGAAGGTCTCATTCTCCAAGTCAACCATCTAG
- the LOC115103194 gene encoding polypyrimidine tract-binding protein 2-like isoform X3 encodes MTLDFTANGNDSSKKLRVEDRMESPPSRVLHIRKLPSEVSETEVIALGLPFGKVTNILMLKGKNQAFLELGTEEAAVTMVNYYTAVMPQVRNVPVFIQFSNHKELKTDSTLNQRAQAVLQAVSAVQDGGSPNSDNSTLDSVLAHAPSPVLRIIIDNMFYPVTLDVLQQIFSKFGTVMKIITFTKNNQFQALLQFSEPVNAQQARLSLDGQNIYNSCCTLRIDFSKLVNLNVKYNNDKSRDYTRPELPAGDGQPALDPAMAAAYNKDSSLLGTPSGMGAHYSNGGGFQSSLSLSQGGGAINPMSAAAAAAAAAGRMVLSGHSGCSGVLLVSNLNEEMVTPQSLFTLFGVYGDAQRVKILYNKKDSALIQMSDGNQAQLAMSHLNGQKMHGKIIRVTLSKHQAVQLPREGLDDQGLTKDFTNSPLHRFKKPGSKNFQNIFPPSATLHLSNVPEDVTEEDLRLLFSNAGGIVKAFKFFQGHKMALLQMSTVEEAIQALMDLHNYDMGSNHHLKVSFSKSTI; translated from the exons ATGACGCTTGATTTCACAGCTAACGGCAATGACAGCAGTAAAAAACTGAGAGTGGAGGACAGGATGGAGAGTCCCCCTTCCCGCGTGCTCCACATCAGGAAGTTGCCCAGCGAGGTGTCAGAGACAGAGGTCATCGCTCTGGGCCTACCGTTCGGCAAGGTCACCAACATCCTCATGCTGAAAGGAAAAAATCAG GCGTTCCTGGAGTTGGGTACGGAGGAGGCGGCTGTTACCATGGTGAACTACTACACGGCGGTGATGCCTCAGGTCCGCAACGTCCCAGTGTTCATCCAGTTCTCTAACCACAAGGAGCTGAAGACAGACAGCACTCTCAACCAG CGTGCACAGGCTGTCCTCCAGGCCGTGTCGGCAGTGCAGGATGGTGGCTCTCCCAACTCTGACAACAGTACGCTGGACAGTGTTCTAGCCCATGCCCCCAGCCCTGTGCTCAGGATAATCATCGACAACATGTTCTACCCCGTCACTCTGGACGTTCTAcagcagatcttctccaagtttGGAACAGTCATGAAGATCATCACGTTCACCAAGAACAACCAGTTCCAGGCCCTGCTCCAGTTCAGTGAACCAGTCAACGCCCAGCAAGCCAGACTG TCCCTGGACGGCCAGAACATCTACAATTCCTGCTGCACGCTGCGGATCGACTTCTCCAAGCTGGTCAACCTGAACGTCAAGTACAACAATGACAAGAGCCGGGACTACACCCGGCCCGAGCTCCCTGCCGGGGACGGCCAGCCTGCACTAGACCCTGCCATGGCCGCCGCCTATAACAAGGACTCCTCCCTGCTCG GTACCCCCTCTGGAATGGGAGCGCACTACTCTAATGGTGGAGGATTtcagtcttctctctccctctcgcaggGCGGAG GAGCCATCAATCCAATGAGTGCTGCGGCGGCAGCGGCGGCGGCTGCAGGGAGGATGGTGCTCTCCGGACACTCTGGCTGCAGCGGCGTGCTCCTGGTCAGCAACCTGAACGAGGAG ATGGTTACGCCCCAAAGTCTGTTTACCCTCTTCG GGGTGTACGGTGATGCTCAGCGCGTGAAGATCCTCTACAATAAGAAGGACAGTGCTCTTATCCAGATGTCAGACGGGAACCAGGCCCAGCTCG CGATGAGCCACCTGAATGGCCAGAAGATGCACGGGAAGATCATCCGTGTGACGCTTTCCAAGCACCAGGCAGTGCAGCTGCCCAGGGAAGGGCTGGATGACCAGGGCCTAACCAAGGACTTCACCAACTCCCCCCTGCACCGGTTCAAGAAGCCCGGCTCCAAGAACTTTCAGAACATCTTCCCTCCTTCCGCCACGCTCCACCTCTCCAACGTCCC GGAGGATGTGACAGAGGAGGATCTGCGACTGCTGTTCTCTAATGCTGGGGGCATTGTGAAGGCCTTCAAGTTTTTCCA AGGCCACAAAATGGCACTTCTCCAGATGTCCACGGTGGAGGAGGCCATCCAGGCCTTAATGGACCTCCACAACTACGACATGGGCAGCAACCACCACCTGAAGGTCTCATTCTCCAAGTCAACCATCTAG